A genomic segment from Chlamydiota bacterium encodes:
- the rpsA gene encoding 30S ribosomal protein S1 produces MNQQQTFSWEVSKILDDEDFDKKDLQIFKELLGVSASKKQTEFAPGNLLHGTIVEITKDFVVVDVGLKSEGLIPTSEFTNLSELELGTEIEVLLENSEDREGQIVLSRQKAYHQRQWEYLVNNFKEGSIIRGTVVRKVKGGLIIDIGIDAFLPGSQVDNKRIVNLDDFIGKEYDFKILKINLERKNIVVSRREILEEERLSKKQEILAQIQEGDIVKGVVKNITDFGVFLDLDGIDGLLHITDMTWKRIRHPSEIVKLGDELEVMVLSIDHEKGRLALGLKQKEQNPWELIEEKYPPGTLVKGKIVNMLPYGAFIEIEPGIEGLIHVSEMSWTKNITDPTEVVRKGDEVEAIVLSIQKNEGKVSLGIKQTGKNPWENVEENYPVDKVVEVEIRSLTNYGAFVALEPGIDGLIHISDLSWTKKVSHPSEVFNVGDQIKAVVLSVDKESKKITLGIKQLSENPWETIEKEMPKDTVVKGVVTKVTAFGAFIELENSGLEALVHVTELSDKPFAKVEDVVSIGSTIEAKVLKVDPEHKKIALSMKEHSIDQTNVNRDEIVLGEKEEEEEEK; encoded by the coding sequence ATGAACCAACAACAAACATTTTCATGGGAAGTCAGTAAAATTTTAGATGATGAGGACTTCGATAAAAAAGACCTTCAAATATTCAAAGAATTATTAGGTGTAAGCGCTTCCAAAAAACAAACAGAATTTGCTCCAGGAAATCTTCTGCATGGAACCATCGTCGAGATCACAAAAGATTTTGTCGTCGTAGATGTGGGGCTAAAATCAGAAGGCCTCATTCCTACCTCTGAATTTACGAACTTAAGTGAATTAGAGCTAGGAACTGAAATTGAGGTGCTTTTAGAAAACTCAGAGGACCGAGAAGGACAAATTGTACTTTCTCGTCAAAAAGCCTACCACCAAAGACAGTGGGAATACCTTGTCAACAACTTCAAAGAAGGTTCCATCATTAGAGGAACAGTGGTGCGCAAGGTCAAAGGCGGGTTGATTATCGACATCGGTATTGATGCTTTTTTACCAGGATCTCAGGTTGACAATAAACGCATTGTCAATCTTGATGATTTCATTGGAAAAGAATACGACTTCAAAATCTTAAAAATTAATTTAGAACGCAAAAATATTGTGGTATCAAGACGCGAAATATTAGAAGAAGAGCGTTTGAGCAAAAAGCAAGAAATCTTAGCCCAGATTCAAGAAGGTGATATCGTCAAAGGTGTTGTCAAAAACATCACCGATTTCGGCGTCTTTTTAGATCTTGATGGAATCGATGGCCTGCTTCACATTACCGACATGACATGGAAACGTATCCGTCATCCTTCAGAAATAGTCAAACTTGGAGATGAGTTGGAAGTCATGGTTCTAAGCATTGACCATGAAAAAGGACGACTTGCTCTTGGTTTGAAGCAAAAAGAACAAAATCCTTGGGAACTTATTGAAGAAAAGTATCCTCCAGGAACTCTTGTGAAGGGCAAAATTGTCAACATGCTTCCTTATGGCGCGTTTATTGAAATTGAACCTGGCATTGAAGGGCTCATTCATGTGAGTGAAATGTCTTGGACAAAAAATATTACCGATCCGACTGAAGTGGTCAGAAAAGGCGATGAAGTGGAAGCTATTGTGCTTTCCATTCAAAAAAATGAAGGTAAAGTCTCTTTAGGGATCAAACAAACAGGAAAAAATCCATGGGAAAACGTGGAAGAAAACTATCCCGTGGACAAAGTCGTCGAAGTGGAAATTCGCTCTTTGACAAATTATGGAGCTTTTGTGGCTCTTGAACCTGGCATCGATGGCCTGATCCATATTTCAGACTTGAGTTGGACCAAAAAAGTCTCACATCCATCAGAGGTCTTCAATGTGGGAGATCAAATCAAAGCCGTTGTATTATCGGTGGATAAAGAGAGTAAAAAAATTACACTTGGTATCAAACAATTGAGTGAAAACCCTTGGGAAACCATTGAAAAAGAAATGCCAAAAGACACGGTTGTAAAAGGTGTTGTGACAAAAGTAACGGCTTTTGGAGCGTTTATCGAACTCGAAAATAGTGGCTTAGAAGCCCTTGTACACGTCACAGAACTTTCTGATAAGCCTTTTGCAAAGGTAGAAGATGTGGTTTCTATAGGATCCACCATTGAAGCCAAAGTATTAAAAGTGGATCCAGAGCACAAAAAAATTGCTCTTTCTATGAAAGAACATTCCATTGATCAAACCAATGTGAACCGTGATGAAATCGTTTTGGGTGAAAAAGAAGAAGAAGAAGAAGAAAAATAA
- the truB gene encoding tRNA pseudouridine synthase B, producing MTTETKKHGILLINKPKSVTSFSLIPILRKLTNVQTIGHAGTLDPFATGVMVYLVGKEYTKTSNIYLNAEKHYMAVIYLGIQTDTFDIDGQVISENAMQPTYDDVLKMIAKQQGIKEQIPPMFSAKKYQGRPLYHLARKGITVERKPQIVKLKTTLISYNYPYIKLYIECSKGTYVRTIADEIGQDLTCGAHLFELTRTQCGPFTLKDCDSFEDIKQNVFQYMRK from the coding sequence ATGACAACTGAAACAAAAAAACATGGCATTCTTTTAATCAACAAACCTAAGAGCGTAACCTCTTTTTCGCTCATCCCTATTTTAAGAAAACTCACAAATGTTCAAACCATTGGTCATGCAGGAACCTTGGATCCTTTTGCAACGGGTGTCATGGTTTATCTAGTGGGTAAAGAGTACACAAAAACATCCAACATCTATTTGAATGCAGAAAAACACTATATGGCAGTCATTTATCTTGGTATCCAAACAGACACATTTGATATCGATGGCCAAGTCATTTCAGAAAACGCTATGCAGCCCACTTATGACGATGTATTAAAGATGATAGCAAAACAACAAGGAATCAAAGAGCAAATCCCTCCTATGTTTTCTGCAAAAAAATATCAAGGAAGACCTCTTTACCATCTAGCAAGAAAAGGGATCACAGTTGAGAGAAAACCTCAAATAGTCAAACTCAAAACAACGCTTATTTCGTATAACTATCCTTATATTAAGCTCTATATCGAATGCTCGAAAGGCACCTATGTGCGTACTATTGCAGATGAAATTGGGCAAGATTTAACCTGTGGAGCCCATCTTTTTGAACTAACACGCACACAATGCGGACCCTTCACGCTCAAAGACTGCGATTCTTTTGAAGACATAAAACAAAATGTTTTTCAGTATATGCGCAAATGA
- the rbfA gene encoding Ribosome-binding factor A, producing the protein MTHRQKRLNSLLREVISDTIRKEVKHPDLSELFTVTDVSITSDLRYAKIKVSVIGTDLAKHQTLNALNEAKGFISFHASKQVVMRYFPELTFELDESVEKQLHIDELLQKIEKEKKARNDN; encoded by the coding sequence ATGACACATAGGCAAAAACGACTCAACTCCCTTCTTCGTGAAGTCATTTCTGATACCATTCGAAAAGAAGTCAAACATCCCGATTTATCTGAATTATTCACTGTGACCGATGTCAGCATTACAAGTGATTTGCGCTACGCCAAAATCAAAGTCAGCGTCATTGGAACCGATCTAGCAAAACATCAAACACTCAATGCGTTAAATGAAGCAAAAGGATTTATTTCCTTCCATGCTTCAAAACAAGTGGTCATGCGCTATTTTCCAGAATTGACATTTGAGCTTGATGAATCTGTTGAAAAACAGTTGCATATCGATGAATTGTTACAAAAAATAGAAAAAGAAAAAAAAGCCCGTAATGACAACTGA
- the infB gene encoding Translation initiation factor IF-2 — protein sequence MAKNLKLNIKNTQLKEALQLDKTKLKKKPAASKRPTRATKEKIPKLKTKEQKPKSGGIQKKEEHELEIIGKTKEIPEEPIKETVEVEKEIPKTEEKEIAPSPAKPSIIVKKASEVQKELKPKKKPAGGEKQKFRELKPIQRRGGFDSRARQGLLVGEEEGWRKRRSFKRKTQVTEYVTIRPKSLTLRLPIAVKDLASEMKVKASEVIGKLMMHGETKTINDYLDDETTIQLIGTDFDVDITIDTSEEERLRITDKTVEEEIASTDEKDLKPRPPVVTFMGHVDHGKTSLIDAIRKSNLASLEAGAITQHIGAFLCDTSHGNITILDTPGHEAFSAMRERGAHVTDIAVLVIAGDEGIKDQTIEAINHAKKSNATIVVAINKCDKADFNAENVYRQLMENDLNPEAWGGQVLTINCSAVTKEGIEDLVEALGLQSEVLELKANPNTRARGIVLESQRHKGLGSVATLLVQNGTLKLKNAVVLDTDWAKIKTMHDEQGKLVKEASPSIPVKITGLSAVPTAGSEFIVVNSEKEAKQIAQKRKEMQIKVPRQFKTQEQLLEEKQVKILNVILRTDVQGSLEALSSALKKIKSEKATLNIIFSGIGEISESDVDRAAISGATIIGFHTRVEAHADPIVKEKKIKIYLSDVIYHIVDAVKEFMRQTLDKLKEEVFAGEAKVQQIFKSSQLGLIAGCLVTQGTINKNHLAKLKREGEVIWEGAFDSLRKIKEDVKQVSKGQECGILLKNFKLYLEGDTIESYEIHYREQEL from the coding sequence TTGGCAAAAAATTTAAAACTCAATATCAAAAACACACAACTTAAAGAAGCTCTTCAGTTAGATAAAACGAAACTGAAAAAAAAGCCTGCAGCATCAAAACGCCCAACACGCGCGACAAAAGAAAAAATCCCAAAACTAAAAACCAAGGAACAAAAACCTAAATCTGGTGGGATTCAAAAAAAAGAAGAGCACGAACTAGAAATCATTGGAAAAACAAAAGAAATTCCAGAAGAGCCCATTAAAGAAACAGTTGAAGTTGAAAAAGAAATCCCCAAAACAGAAGAAAAAGAGATTGCACCCTCTCCCGCAAAACCATCTATCATTGTAAAGAAGGCATCGGAAGTACAAAAAGAACTGAAACCCAAGAAAAAACCTGCAGGTGGAGAAAAGCAAAAATTTCGCGAGCTTAAACCCATCCAAAGACGTGGTGGTTTTGATTCAAGAGCACGCCAAGGTCTTCTTGTTGGAGAAGAAGAAGGATGGAGAAAAAGACGGTCATTTAAAAGAAAAACTCAAGTCACAGAATATGTTACCATACGTCCTAAATCCTTAACATTGCGCCTTCCCATTGCTGTCAAAGATCTTGCAAGTGAGATGAAAGTAAAAGCATCGGAAGTGATTGGGAAACTGATGATGCATGGCGAGACCAAAACGATTAATGATTATCTCGATGATGAAACAACTATTCAATTGATCGGGACCGATTTTGATGTGGATATCACCATTGACACATCCGAAGAAGAGCGTTTAAGAATCACAGACAAAACCGTTGAAGAAGAAATTGCTTCTACTGACGAAAAAGATTTAAAACCTCGCCCTCCTGTGGTCACGTTTATGGGTCATGTCGATCATGGAAAAACAAGCCTTATTGATGCTATTCGTAAATCCAATCTCGCTTCTTTAGAAGCCGGCGCCATTACACAACACATTGGAGCGTTTTTGTGCGACACTTCGCATGGAAACATTACGATTTTAGATACCCCTGGTCACGAAGCGTTTTCTGCAATGCGCGAAAGGGGCGCCCATGTGACAGATATTGCTGTCTTAGTTATTGCTGGGGACGAGGGAATCAAAGACCAAACTATCGAGGCGATCAATCATGCAAAAAAATCGAACGCAACGATTGTTGTAGCAATCAACAAGTGTGATAAAGCCGATTTTAATGCAGAAAATGTCTATCGTCAATTGATGGAAAACGACCTCAATCCAGAAGCTTGGGGTGGACAAGTGCTGACCATCAATTGTTCTGCTGTGACAAAAGAAGGGATCGAAGATCTCGTTGAAGCTTTAGGCTTGCAATCTGAAGTATTAGAATTAAAAGCCAATCCCAACACAAGAGCACGTGGTATTGTGCTAGAATCACAACGTCATAAAGGGCTTGGATCTGTCGCCACGCTTCTTGTTCAAAACGGAACTTTAAAACTCAAAAATGCTGTTGTGCTCGATACTGATTGGGCAAAAATCAAAACGATGCATGACGAACAAGGAAAACTTGTGAAAGAAGCTTCCCCTTCCATTCCTGTGAAAATTACTGGCCTTTCTGCTGTCCCTACTGCAGGGTCTGAATTTATTGTCGTGAATAGTGAAAAAGAAGCCAAACAAATTGCCCAAAAACGCAAAGAAATGCAAATCAAAGTCCCACGTCAGTTCAAAACACAAGAACAACTTTTGGAAGAAAAGCAAGTCAAAATACTCAATGTCATTTTAAGAACAGACGTACAAGGATCTCTAGAAGCCCTAAGTAGTGCTTTGAAAAAAATTAAATCAGAAAAAGCCACCCTCAACATCATTTTTTCAGGTATTGGTGAAATTTCAGAATCCGATGTGGATCGTGCGGCCATCTCAGGTGCAACCATCATCGGTTTCCATACCCGCGTTGAAGCTCATGCAGATCCCATAGTAAAAGAGAAGAAAATTAAAATTTACTTAAGTGATGTGATTTACCATATTGTCGATGCTGTCAAAGAATTCATGCGTCAAACTTTAGATAAATTGAAAGAAGAAGTTTTTGCCGGTGAGGCAAAAGTCCAACAAATTTTCAAAAGCTCACAGCTCGGCTTAATTGCAGGATGTTTGGTGACTCAAGGGACTATCAACAAAAATCACTTAGCTAAGCTTAAACGTGAAGGCGAGGTGATTTGGGAAGGTGCTTTTGATTCCCTTCGCAAAATAAAAGAAGACGTCAAGCAAGTTTCCAAAGGACAAGAATGTGGTATTTTGTTGAAAAACTTCAAGCTGTACCTGGAAGGTGACACCATTGAAAGCTATGAAATCCATTATCGTGAACAAGAGCTCTAA
- a CDS encoding hypothetical protein (Transcription termination/antitermination protein NusA), producing MNKELVAIFEYLEREKGIKRDVVIHAIEEALYTAARKSVEGSPDIHVSIDAKTGEIEIVCKKEVVEKISFPGEEITLDIAKELYPESEIGDFVDISIAPERFGRIAAQAARQLMTQKLRVAERDVIMQEFRHRIHDIVSGTVKRFVRAKGLLVDLGKVEALLPLENYPKTEHYNIGDRVTALLLEVRDTENGGAEVILTRSHPEFVQELFKQEVPELNDGTIVIEKIVRDAGYRTKIAVSSNDPRVDPVGSCVGVRGTRVKNIIHELNNEKIDLFPNSNDSVELLQNSLDPIEIKKLGIDEEESSIFFVVNDDDYSKVIGKRGANLRLNEALLGYDLHVKKLNEYNQEMHIQEKEDIETFGTMEDPTLDEELDFKDLNPLIRDSLVSSGYTTMRKILTTPKEELCETAGLSSEAYEKLIQDLKKTRA from the coding sequence ATGAATAAAGAACTGGTTGCAATTTTTGAATACCTGGAGCGTGAAAAAGGAATCAAACGCGATGTGGTCATCCATGCCATTGAAGAGGCCCTTTATACGGCTGCAAGAAAAAGCGTGGAAGGTTCTCCAGACATCCATGTCTCTATTGATGCAAAAACTGGAGAGATTGAAATTGTATGCAAAAAAGAAGTTGTAGAAAAGATCTCTTTTCCAGGAGAAGAGATTACTCTAGATATTGCCAAAGAACTTTATCCAGAATCTGAAATTGGGGATTTTGTTGATATTTCTATTGCTCCAGAAAGATTTGGGCGCATTGCCGCTCAAGCAGCACGCCAGCTGATGACACAAAAATTGCGCGTGGCAGAAAGAGATGTCATTATGCAAGAATTTCGACACAGAATTCATGATATTGTCTCTGGAACCGTCAAACGTTTTGTGCGCGCAAAGGGCTTACTTGTAGATCTTGGAAAAGTCGAAGCTCTACTTCCTTTAGAAAATTATCCCAAAACAGAACATTACAACATCGGAGATCGTGTCACAGCTCTACTTTTAGAAGTCCGTGATACTGAGAATGGGGGTGCTGAGGTCATTTTAACACGCTCTCACCCAGAATTTGTCCAAGAACTTTTCAAACAAGAGGTTCCTGAACTCAATGATGGAACCATTGTGATAGAAAAAATCGTCAGAGATGCGGGTTATCGCACAAAGATTGCCGTTTCTTCAAATGATCCCAGGGTAGATCCTGTAGGCAGTTGTGTCGGTGTGCGTGGAACACGTGTAAAAAACATTATCCATGAATTGAACAATGAAAAAATTGACCTTTTCCCAAACTCCAATGATTCTGTGGAACTTTTACAAAACTCATTGGATCCTATCGAAATCAAAAAACTCGGCATTGACGAAGAGGAAAGCAGCATCTTTTTTGTCGTCAATGATGATGATTACTCTAAGGTTATTGGAAAACGTGGCGCCAATCTTCGATTAAATGAAGCTCTTTTGGGCTATGATCTTCATGTGAAAAAACTCAATGAATACAATCAGGAAATGCATATCCAAGAAAAAGAAGATATCGAAACATTTGGAACAATGGAAGATCCTACTCTTGATGAAGAGTTGGATTTCAAAGATTTGAATCCGCTCATTCGAGATAGTCTAGTTTCTAGTGGATATACAACAATGCGAAAAATTTTAACGACGCCAAAAGAAGAACTTTGCGAAACAGCAGGCCTTTCTTCAGAAGCGTACGAAAAACTCATTCAAGATCTCAAAAAAACAAGGGCATAA